The following are encoded together in the Clostridium sp. 'White wine YQ' genome:
- a CDS encoding response regulator transcription factor, with the protein MKGKILIIEDEVKIARFVELELNYEGYEVEKAHDGRMGFETFKNGNFDLILLDIMLPTMSGIEVLRRVRAISEIPVIMLTAKDETIDKVTGLDLGADDYVTKPFEIEELLARIRVALKRKSVSRIEDNILTVGKLKVDLEKYTVNYDQEAIEVTKREFDLLKYLLENKNKVLSREKIVEEVWGYDYYGDTNVVDVYIRYLRSKLDDKFNKKIIYTVRGVGYSVKDE; encoded by the coding sequence ATGAAGGGAAAAATATTGATTATTGAGGATGAAGTTAAAATAGCTAGATTTGTTGAGTTAGAACTTAATTATGAAGGATATGAAGTAGAAAAGGCGCATGATGGAAGAATGGGTTTTGAAACATTTAAGAATGGCAATTTTGATTTGATTTTATTAGACATTATGTTACCTACAATGAGTGGAATTGAAGTTTTAAGACGGGTAAGAGCAATATCAGAAATTCCTGTTATTATGTTAACCGCCAAGGATGAAACTATTGATAAGGTAACAGGTCTTGATCTAGGAGCAGATGATTATGTAACAAAACCTTTTGAGATTGAAGAATTATTAGCAAGAATAAGGGTGGCTTTAAAGAGAAAAAGTGTAAGTAGAATTGAGGATAATATATTAACGGTAGGAAAGCTTAAGGTTGACTTGGAAAAATACACTGTAAACTATGACCAAGAAGCAATAGAAGTAACCAAAAGAGAATTTGATCTATTAAAATATCTTCTAGAAAATAAAAATAAAGTATTATCTAGAGAAAAAATAGTTGAAGAAGTTTGGGGCTACGATTACTATGGAGATACTAATGTAGTAGATGTTTATATAAGATATTTAAGAAGTAAATTGGATGATAAGTTTAACAAAAAAATAATCTATACCGTAAGAGGGGTAGGGTATTCTGTGAAAGATGAATAA
- a CDS encoding metallophosphoesterase, which translates to MDNNKLGNVSSEYKSTGILGGISLMKIAAIIFALALYIIINYYIGLRGIQLVQLLNKSINTKILWVIFWFIAFSYIFSMALPKILPKTVIGGLDYIGSYYMAIMMYLLIILPVIDILRILNGKIGIFQMTDFFKATVGIVITIFIMFILIYGTWNASHTAIKDYEVNINKNAGAIKELKIIMASDIHIGSVGYRDRMEKLVEMTNEENPDMVLLAGDIINDDIQPYIDENISQYIKEIKSKYGVFAVTGNHEYISGNADKLVGFLKDSGVKVLQDEYYKVDDSFYVVGRNDISGMSYSGMKRKDLSEIMEGVDRGKPIFLMDHQPKNLQESVEAGVDLEVSGHTHRGQLAPGELITGKLFEIDWGMLKKGNFTEIVSSGFGTWGPPIRIGSRSELVRIKVKLNE; encoded by the coding sequence ATGGATAATAATAAGTTGGGGAATGTATCCAGTGAATATAAAAGCACAGGAATTTTGGGAGGAATAAGTTTAATGAAAATAGCAGCAATTATTTTTGCGTTAGCATTGTATATTATTATAAATTACTATATAGGATTAAGAGGAATTCAATTAGTACAACTTTTAAATAAGAGTATAAATACTAAAATTTTATGGGTAATCTTTTGGTTTATTGCATTTAGCTATATTTTTAGTATGGCACTACCTAAAATTCTTCCTAAAACAGTTATAGGAGGACTAGATTACATAGGTTCGTATTATATGGCTATAATGATGTATTTACTAATAATTTTACCTGTAATAGATATTTTAAGAATATTAAATGGTAAAATAGGTATTTTCCAAATGACAGATTTCTTTAAGGCAACTGTAGGAATAGTTATAACCATTTTTATTATGTTTATTTTGATTTATGGGACTTGGAATGCTAGTCATACTGCTATAAAGGATTATGAAGTAAACATAAATAAAAATGCAGGAGCTATTAAAGAGTTAAAGATAATTATGGCATCGGATATTCATATCGGAAGTGTTGGATATAGGGATAGAATGGAAAAGTTAGTTGAAATGACAAATGAAGAAAATCCAGATATGGTCCTACTAGCTGGAGATATAATAAATGATGATATACAACCATATATTGATGAAAATATAAGTCAATATATTAAAGAGATAAAATCAAAATATGGAGTTTTTGCAGTCACAGGGAATCATGAATATATAAGTGGAAATGCAGATAAGTTAGTAGGGTTTTTAAAGGACTCTGGAGTTAAAGTGCTTCAAGATGAATACTATAAGGTAGATGATAGCTTCTATGTAGTGGGAAGAAATGATATATCAGGAATGAGCTATTCTGGAATGAAGAGAAAAGACTTATCAGAAATAATGGAAGGTGTAGATAGAGGTAAACCAATATTTTTAATGGATCATCAACCTAAGAATCTACAGGAATCAGTTGAAGCAGGAGTAGATTTAGAGGTTTCTGGACATACCCATAGAGGACAATTAGCACCTGGAGAGTTAATAACTGGAAAGCTTTTTGAAATTGACTGGGGTATGCTTAAAAAAGGAAATTTCACAGAAATAGTGTCCTCTGGTTTTGGAACTTGGGGGCCACCTATAAGAATAGGAAGTAGATCAGAGTTAGTAAGAATAAAAGTTAAATTAAATGAATAG
- a CDS encoding DUF4342 domain-containing protein, which produces MITIEMIDELRARVDVTYEDAKEALENSQGDILEAIIYLERNNKVNSKKQEFKEEQKEEQDGFTKAVCKAISWSKNVFRKGNSNHLVIVKNDNVILRLSLTVIVLVVVLAPYISIPLLLLALFTGHKIKFIGDDIEKTRANDTMNKASTAAENIKSEFAK; this is translated from the coding sequence ATGATAACAATAGAGATGATCGATGAATTAAGAGCTAGAGTAGATGTAACTTACGAAGATGCTAAAGAAGCATTAGAAAATTCCCAAGGAGATATTTTAGAAGCTATAATATATCTTGAGAGAAATAATAAGGTTAATTCAAAAAAGCAAGAGTTTAAAGAAGAGCAAAAAGAAGAACAAGATGGTTTTACAAAGGCAGTATGCAAAGCGATTTCTTGGTCAAAGAATGTTTTTAGAAAAGGAAATTCAAACCACTTAGTAATTGTGAAAAATGATAATGTAATACTAAGACTTTCACTAACAGTAATAGTTTTAGTAGTTGTATTAGCACCATATATCTCAATACCATTACTATTATTAGCGCTATTTACAGGTCACAAAATTAAATTTATTGGAGACGATATAGAGAAAACTAGAGCAAATGATACAATGAATAAGGCTAGTACAGCTGCAGAAAACATTAAAAGTGAATTTGCTAAATAA
- a CDS encoding ABC transporter ATP-binding protein, which yields MKEDNSNNVTPPSLARRGPGQGNRMAPVVKPKNFKGTMKRLWHYFGKERNLLLITFVFIIIDAIITLLVPYIIGKAIDAMSSNKHIVNFSILTYMIIALFGAYFIDAALNFLQGWLMAGISQRIVKGLRKTLFSKLQKLPIGFFDTHPHGEVMSRLTNDIENVSSTISQSTTQLMSGAITIIGSLIMMLVLSPILTLASIITAPLVYLLTKIIAKKTKVLFKEQQVQLGKLNGYIEETISGIDVVKAFNHEDKAIEEFQELNSSLCSVGLKAQIWSGFLMPLMNVINNVGFAVVAGIGGTLAVKNLITVGVIASFLSYSRQFTRPLNDLANIFNTLQSAVAGAERVFDILDEEEEPLDIENVISLGNIKGHVVFENVSFGYRSDVPILKNISFESKEGTDTALVGPTGAGKTTIVNLLTRFYDVTEGRILIDGRDIREYTRESLRKAFGVVLQDTYLFSGTIKENIKYGKPEATDEEVEAAAIMANADAFIKRLPSGYDTILWESGGNLSQGQRQLLAIARAILSKPSILILDEATSSVDTRTERRIQEAMLNMMKGRTSFIIAHRLSTIRDANTIMVIDNGNIIEKGNHDELIKKEGVYSSMYLNQFKNISE from the coding sequence ATGAAGGAAGATAATTCAAATAATGTTACTCCCCCATCGTTAGCTAGAAGAGGCCCTGGCCAAGGAAATAGAATGGCACCAGTAGTAAAACCAAAGAATTTCAAGGGGACTATGAAAAGGCTCTGGCACTATTTTGGAAAAGAGAGAAATCTATTATTAATAACCTTTGTATTTATAATTATTGATGCAATAATTACGCTTTTAGTTCCATATATAATTGGAAAGGCTATTGATGCAATGTCTAGTAATAAGCATATAGTAAATTTCTCAATATTAACATACATGATAATAGCCTTATTTGGAGCGTATTTTATTGATGCAGCTCTAAATTTTCTGCAAGGATGGTTAATGGCAGGTATATCTCAAAGAATAGTAAAAGGTCTTAGAAAAACTTTATTTAGTAAGCTGCAGAAATTACCTATAGGTTTTTTTGATACCCATCCCCATGGTGAGGTAATGAGTAGGCTAACTAATGACATAGAAAATGTAAGTAGTACCATATCTCAATCAACAACTCAGTTGATGTCTGGAGCTATTACTATTATTGGTTCTTTAATCATGATGCTAGTGCTAAGCCCAATATTAACTCTTGCAAGCATAATAACAGCTCCTTTAGTTTATTTACTTACAAAGATAATAGCTAAGAAAACTAAGGTATTATTTAAAGAACAGCAAGTTCAGTTGGGAAAATTAAATGGATATATTGAGGAGACTATTTCAGGAATAGATGTGGTAAAGGCATTTAATCATGAAGATAAGGCTATTGAAGAATTTCAGGAACTTAATTCAAGTTTATGTAGCGTAGGCCTTAAGGCACAAATTTGGTCAGGTTTTCTAATGCCTTTAATGAATGTAATTAATAATGTGGGATTTGCAGTGGTGGCAGGTATTGGAGGAACTTTAGCAGTAAAAAATCTTATTACAGTAGGAGTAATAGCAAGCTTTTTAAGTTACTCAAGACAATTTACTAGACCTCTTAATGACTTGGCAAATATTTTTAATACATTACAATCAGCAGTAGCTGGAGCGGAAAGAGTTTTTGATATTTTAGATGAAGAAGAGGAGCCATTGGATATAGAGAATGTAATTTCTCTTGGAAATATAAAAGGGCATGTAGTCTTTGAAAATGTATCTTTTGGTTATAGATCCGATGTGCCTATACTGAAAAACATTAGCTTTGAGTCTAAGGAGGGCACAGACACTGCTCTAGTAGGACCAACAGGAGCAGGTAAAACAACAATAGTTAATTTGCTTACTAGGTTTTATGATGTTACCGAGGGCAGAATATTAATTGATGGAAGAGATATAAGAGAATATACAAGAGAAAGTCTAAGAAAAGCCTTTGGGGTAGTTCTTCAGGATACTTATCTTTTTTCAGGCACAATAAAGGAAAATATAAAGTATGGAAAACCAGAGGCCACAGATGAAGAAGTTGAAGCAGCAGCAATTATGGCAAATGCAGATGCTTTTATAAAAAGATTGCCTAGTGGATACGATACTATACTTTGGGAAAGCGGAGGTAACTTAAGTCAAGGGCAGAGACAGCTTTTAGCTATAGCTAGAGCTATTTTATCAAAACCAAGTATTTTAATATTGGATGAAGCAACAAGCAGTGTTGATACAAGAACAGAACGAAGAATACAAGAAGCCATGTTAAATATGATGAAAGGGCGTACGAGCTTTATAATTGCCCACAGATTAAGCACTATAAGGGATGCCAATACTATTATGGTTATAGATAACGGGAATATTATTGAAAAAGGAAATCACGATGAGCTTATTAAAAAGGAAGGGGTATATTCTAGTATGTACCTTAACCAATTTAAAAACATAAGTGAATAG
- a CDS encoding ECF transporter S component, translating into MTTNTSNKSKTSDIALYGLFIALIYVATRFINIPGPTPGGLFHLGNVMAFTIAIVFGKKAGAISAAFGMALFDITSSFFPWAPFTFIIRFAMGYTIGYLADKGSNGKAPKSFFFNLFGIILATIIMIVGYYIAEVILYGNIYAPIQSIWGNFMQCVVGTILGLPLATAVKSAFIKRKLLTRA; encoded by the coding sequence ATGACAACAAACACATCAAACAAATCAAAAACTAGCGATATCGCACTTTATGGATTATTTATTGCATTAATCTATGTAGCTACAAGATTCATAAATATTCCTGGACCTACTCCTGGGGGACTATTTCATTTAGGAAATGTTATGGCTTTTACTATTGCAATAGTATTTGGTAAAAAGGCAGGAGCAATATCTGCTGCTTTCGGAATGGCTCTATTTGATATAACAAGTTCATTTTTCCCTTGGGCACCCTTTACTTTTATAATAAGGTTTGCTATGGGATATACTATAGGTTATCTAGCTGACAAAGGCAGTAATGGAAAGGCTCCAAAATCATTCTTTTTTAACCTTTTTGGAATAATTTTAGCTACTATAATAATGATAGTTGGATACTATATAGCTGAAGTCATTCTTTACGGAAATATATATGCACCTATACAATCAATTTGGGGTAATTTTATGCAATGTGTAGTAGGTACAATTTTAGGTCTTCCTCTTGCAACTGCAGTTAAATCTGCTTTTATAAAAAGAAAATTATTAACTAGAGCTTAA
- a CDS encoding metallophosphoesterase family protein, whose translation MKKVLILLDVIIMFIAAIAFFSYKEKLAMDREVSSAKEVSTNSELSFGVIGDLHENIDSFNKLAEDFHEINPKMDALIMNGDMVGQGIPSQYESVKKALDKKSSILPKIIISNIGNHEFFDYNIEQNSPEQVEVFKKRYLDFSGEEFVYHDKWIKDYHFISLGSESGNTKELGSMKAFLSDKQLKWLEEKLSEKYVKGKPIFVFLHQPLNNNGKGFTGVEQGQQVKDILSKYPEVILFTSHTHAPLDEKGIKTDLPFTTVHTGAVAYTIVMDSSGNRQNVNYNQGLYVEVNNGKVTIKGRSFNDKKWLFSKDI comes from the coding sequence TTGAAGAAAGTATTAATATTACTTGATGTTATAATCATGTTTATTGCGGCAATTGCCTTTTTTAGTTATAAAGAAAAACTTGCAATGGATAGAGAGGTATCATCAGCTAAAGAGGTATCTACAAATTCAGAACTTTCATTTGGAGTGATTGGGGATTTGCATGAAAATATAGATAGTTTTAATAAATTAGCTGAAGATTTTCATGAAATAAATCCAAAAATGGATGCTTTAATAATGAATGGAGATATGGTGGGTCAAGGAATTCCAAGTCAATATGAATCTGTAAAAAAAGCATTAGATAAAAAAAGCTCAATTTTGCCTAAGATAATTATAAGTAATATAGGAAATCATGAATTTTTTGATTATAATATAGAGCAAAATTCTCCAGAACAAGTTGAAGTATTCAAAAAGAGATATCTAGACTTTTCGGGAGAGGAATTTGTGTATCACGATAAATGGATTAAAGATTATCACTTTATATCTCTTGGCTCCGAATCTGGAAATACTAAAGAACTTGGATCGATGAAGGCATTTTTATCTGATAAGCAATTGAAATGGCTAGAAGAAAAGCTATCAGAAAAATACGTAAAGGGTAAGCCTATTTTTGTATTTTTACATCAACCATTAAATAATAATGGAAAAGGGTTTACAGGAGTGGAACAAGGGCAGCAAGTTAAGGATATACTATCAAAATATCCTGAAGTGATATTATTTACCTCCCATACTCATGCACCGTTAGATGAGAAAGGAATAAAGACTGATCTTCCTTTTACAACAGTTCACACAGGAGCTGTTGCCTATACCATAGTAATGGATAGTTCGGGTAACAGACAGAATGTAAACTATAATCAAGGGCTATACGTGGAAGTAAACAATGGCAAGGTAACAATAAAAGGTAGAAGTTTCAATGATAAGAAATGGTTATTTTCAAAGGATATATAG
- a CDS encoding metallophosphoesterase, which produces MKIKKKPWIFLSLILIIFLAGGYYIYNLNTYRDKKVDPKIKRGEPVSIFVASDIHYLPDSINDHGEAFQRFVTLGDGKQTDYIEQITDAFINDIKKSKPQFLIISGDLTSNGEKASHEELIKKLHKIEELGTSVYVIPGNHDILNPNARSFKGEDQYKTDYITNKDFSMLYKDFGYNEAVSRDKKTLSYLVAPTEDTWFLMLDTAKYMSNIKNGSPEVGGQITKETFEWIKKCSDLAKAHNAKLITVMHHNLMDHSGVVKKDYTLDNSKDAIDEFTKDGINLVLTGHIHIQNINSAQDNNTKVYDIATSSLAVYPQQYGIINYDKEKGYDYSTKSVDVEAYAKENGLKDKNLINFKAYSEEYFGDKAYDRAYENLASSGEYTVEQIKAMSNIMRIVNLNYFAGTEYKIGDDIKNTEGFKLWENDISMFQRNYILNIINGKKEDNTHLHIEK; this is translated from the coding sequence ATGAAGATTAAGAAGAAGCCTTGGATATTTTTGTCTCTAATTTTAATAATCTTTTTAGCTGGTGGGTATTATATTTATAACTTAAATACATATAGGGATAAGAAAGTTGATCCTAAGATTAAAAGAGGAGAACCAGTATCTATATTTGTAGCATCAGATATACACTATTTACCTGATAGTATAAATGACCATGGAGAAGCTTTTCAAAGATTCGTAACTTTAGGTGATGGGAAGCAAACAGATTATATTGAACAAATTACGGATGCCTTTATAAATGATATTAAAAAAAGTAAACCTCAATTTCTTATAATAAGCGGGGACTTAACAAGTAATGGTGAAAAGGCGAGTCATGAAGAATTGATTAAGAAGTTACATAAGATAGAGGAACTTGGGACTTCAGTGTATGTAATTCCAGGAAATCATGATATTTTGAATCCTAATGCAAGAAGTTTTAAGGGAGAAGATCAATATAAGACCGACTATATAACCAATAAAGATTTCTCTATGTTGTATAAGGATTTTGGATATAATGAAGCTGTTTCAAGGGATAAGAAGACATTAAGCTATTTAGTAGCACCAACAGAAGATACTTGGTTTCTTATGCTGGATACAGCAAAATATATGAGTAACATTAAAAATGGATCTCCAGAAGTAGGGGGACAGATTACTAAAGAAACTTTTGAGTGGATTAAAAAATGCAGTGATTTAGCAAAAGCTCATAATGCAAAGTTAATAACAGTTATGCATCACAATTTAATGGATCACAGTGGAGTGGTGAAAAAAGATTATACTTTAGATAATAGTAAAGATGCTATTGATGAATTTACAAAGGATGGAATAAATTTGGTTTTGACAGGGCATATACATATTCAAAATATAAACTCCGCTCAAGATAACAATACCAAGGTTTATGATATAGCAACTAGTTCGTTAGCAGTATATCCTCAGCAGTACGGAATCATAAATTATGATAAGGAAAAGGGATACGATTATAGTACTAAGTCTGTTGATGTTGAAGCCTATGCGAAAGAAAATGGATTAAAAGATAAAAACCTAATTAATTTTAAAGCTTATTCGGAAGAGTATTTTGGGGATAAAGCATATGATAGAGCATACGAAAATCTAGCTAGTTCAGGAGAATATACAGTTGAACAAATTAAAGCAATGAGCAATATAATGAGAATAGTAAATCTTAATTATTTTGCAGGAACTGAATATAAGATTGGAGACGATATTAAAAATACTGAAGGATTTAAACTTTGGGAAAATGATATATCTATGTTTCAACGTAATTATATCTTAAACATAATAAATGGGAAGAAAGAAGATAATACCCATTTGCATATTGAAAAATAG
- a CDS encoding ABC transporter ATP-binding protein translates to MGFLNKYIKRYWKLFFLAVLFLTLEAMCDLLQPTIMSRIVDVGVAEKNMDYVIKLGGIMLLVTLAGAIAASTRNIIATNVSQNFGAELRLDLYKKIQSFSSKNIDEFDRASLITRLTNDVNQIQVFANGLMRIFVKAPLLCIGSLVMVIRLNYRLALILLAVIPVVAIIISMNMKIGYPLFRRVQKALDKVNSIMREYLSGIRVVKAFNRFSYEENRFGNSNEELSEISTKAMKRMAIFSPAITFTVNLGIVAVIWLGGVKVNQGQMQVGQIIAFVNYMTQILFSLMIISNVFNMLVRAKASAERIEEVFSKENTMIIKKQPIKEFASKGKIDFINVSFSYSESYEEKVLNNISFSCLQGETLGIIGSTGSGKSTLVNLIPRFYDAIGGEIRVDDIDVKEIDTKVLREKIAIVPQKTVLFTGTISENIRWGNEKATKEHIEKVSDMAQIHSFIEKLPDGYETLIGQGGVNFSGGQKQRISIARALVRDPEILILDDCTSALDVTTEAEIREELRKYSSKLTTIIIAQRITSVMNTDRTIVLDKGEIVGIGTHKELMKECETYQEIFKSQIGKEAI, encoded by the coding sequence ATGGGATTTTTAAACAAGTATATAAAAAGATATTGGAAATTATTTTTTCTTGCAGTTCTTTTCCTTACATTAGAGGCTATGTGTGATTTGCTGCAGCCTACAATAATGTCAAGAATAGTAGATGTTGGAGTAGCTGAAAAGAATATGGATTATGTAATAAAGCTTGGAGGCATAATGCTTTTAGTGACATTAGCAGGAGCTATAGCAGCATCAACTAGAAACATAATAGCAACTAATGTTTCTCAAAATTTTGGCGCAGAGTTAAGACTAGATTTATATAAAAAGATACAAAGCTTTTCTTCCAAAAACATAGATGAGTTTGATAGAGCATCTCTGATTACGAGATTAACTAACGATGTAAATCAAATTCAAGTTTTTGCTAATGGCCTTATGAGGATTTTTGTAAAGGCTCCTTTATTGTGCATAGGAAGTTTAGTCATGGTTATAAGATTAAATTACAGATTAGCTTTAATATTATTAGCAGTAATTCCAGTAGTAGCTATTATTATTTCGATGAACATGAAGATAGGATATCCTTTGTTTAGGAGAGTGCAAAAAGCTTTAGATAAGGTAAATAGCATAATGAGAGAATATCTGTCAGGAATACGAGTAGTTAAGGCATTTAATAGATTCAGCTATGAAGAAAATAGATTTGGAAATTCAAACGAAGAATTATCAGAAATATCTACGAAAGCAATGAAGAGGATGGCTATATTTTCTCCTGCTATTACCTTTACTGTAAATTTAGGAATAGTTGCAGTAATATGGCTAGGAGGAGTAAAGGTAAATCAAGGGCAAATGCAGGTGGGCCAAATAATAGCTTTTGTAAATTATATGACCCAAATTTTATTTTCACTTATGATAATTTCTAATGTATTTAATATGTTAGTAAGAGCAAAAGCCTCAGCAGAGCGTATAGAAGAAGTATTTTCTAAAGAAAATACAATGATTATAAAGAAACAACCAATAAAAGAATTTGCTTCTAAAGGCAAGATAGATTTTATAAATGTAAGCTTTAGTTATTCTGAGTCTTATGAGGAAAAGGTGCTTAACAATATATCCTTTAGTTGCTTGCAAGGAGAAACTTTAGGGATAATTGGATCTACAGGTTCAGGTAAAAGTACTCTTGTGAATTTAATTCCAAGATTTTATGATGCAATTGGTGGTGAAATAAGAGTTGATGATATAGATGTAAAAGAGATAGATACTAAGGTCTTAAGAGAAAAAATAGCTATTGTTCCTCAAAAAACTGTTCTGTTTACAGGTACAATATCAGAAAATATTAGATGGGGAAATGAGAAAGCAACTAAGGAACACATAGAGAAAGTTTCAGATATGGCCCAAATTCATAGCTTTATTGAAAAGCTTCCAGATGGATATGAGACTTTGATAGGACAAGGCGGAGTGAATTTTTCAGGTGGCCAGAAACAAAGGATATCAATTGCTAGAGCATTAGTAAGGGACCCAGAAATACTTATTTTAGATGACTGTACAAGTGCACTAGATGTTACAACAGAAGCTGAAATAAGAGAAGAATTAAGAAAATACTCAAGTAAACTTACTACTATAATCATAGCTCAGAGAATTACTTCCGTAATGAACACAGATAGAACAATTGTGTTAGATAAAGGTGAAATTGTAGGAATTGGAACTCATAAGGAACTTATGAAGGAATGTGAAACATATCAAGAGATATTTAAGTCGCAAATTGGGAAGGAGGCAATATAA
- a CDS encoding sensor histidine kinase — protein MNNNKFNDISKEYAENVKKEIKKTSEGIITKIRLSIVLKLNTMYTLRLIGMLIFLNIAISIIYGYAVYKTNKSKVIDSVSYISQIQKEQKDLPTGIIESIGFTQKINYYFYDENESLIYANNSEAQELTNMIFKIDDENSLRNRENPFKAKETLNKKINSLLNINYVYEKSITTESGNINVVAQYGFTSELNELKTILSILILVEIVLILISLSKATKGTKKILRPIDEMNNTVKNITINELDTRLNISGTQNELKDLSITVNDMLDRIQKSYEVQNQFVSDASHELRTPIAVIQGYVKLLDRWGKEDQKVLQESIDAIKSEAENMKKLVENLLFLARGDKNTQEINFEIFTLGNLMEEILKDTQLIDSNHNIILERNDNVEIYGDRKLIKQMLRIFIDNSIKYTPMDGTIKLNSYCEKKEVLIVIEDNGIGISEEDLPKIFNRFYRADESRTRETGGTGLGLSIAKWIVKSHKGQISVKSALDKGTKIIISLPLNKDE, from the coding sequence ATGAATAATAATAAATTTAACGATATAAGCAAAGAATATGCTGAAAATGTGAAAAAAGAAATTAAGAAAACTTCAGAAGGAATAATTACTAAGATTCGTTTGTCTATAGTTTTAAAATTAAATACTATGTATACCTTAAGGTTAATTGGTATGCTGATTTTTTTAAATATTGCAATTAGTATTATTTATGGTTATGCAGTTTATAAGACAAATAAAAGTAAGGTAATTGATTCGGTTAGTTATATATCTCAAATACAAAAAGAACAGAAAGATCTGCCTACAGGAATTATTGAAAGTATTGGGTTTACTCAAAAGATTAATTATTATTTTTATGATGAAAATGAAAGCCTAATTTACGCAAATAATAGCGAAGCTCAAGAATTGACTAATATGATTTTTAAGATAGATGATGAGAATTCATTAAGAAATAGGGAAAATCCATTTAAAGCAAAGGAAACTTTAAACAAGAAAATAAATTCATTATTAAATATTAACTACGTATATGAAAAAAGCATTACTACTGAGAGCGGAAATATCAACGTAGTAGCTCAATATGGATTTACTAGTGAACTAAATGAATTAAAGACCATATTAAGTATATTAATATTAGTAGAGATTGTACTAATATTAATATCTTTAAGTAAAGCTACCAAAGGAACTAAGAAGATATTAAGACCAATTGATGAAATGAATAATACAGTTAAGAATATTACAATAAATGAGTTAGATACAAGACTCAATATAAGTGGGACACAAAATGAACTTAAGGATTTATCAATAACTGTAAATGATATGTTAGATAGAATTCAAAAATCTTATGAAGTTCAAAATCAATTTGTATCAGATGCATCTCATGAGCTCAGAACTCCAATAGCAGTAATTCAAGGATATGTAAAGTTATTGGATAGGTGGGGTAAAGAGGATCAAAAGGTTCTGCAAGAATCTATTGATGCAATTAAATCTGAAGCTGAAAACATGAAAAAACTAGTTGAGAATCTTTTGTTTTTAGCAAGAGGAGATAAAAATACACAAGAGATAAATTTTGAAATATTTACATTGGGAAATTTAATGGAGGAAATATTAAAGGATACTCAATTAATTGATAGCAATCATAATATAATTCTAGAAAGAAATGATAATGTAGAAATTTATGGTGATAGAAAATTAATTAAGCAAATGCTAAGAATATTCATTGATAATAGCATAAAATATACTCCAATGGATGGAACAATAAAGCTAAATTCTTACTGTGAAAAGAAAGAAGTTTTAATAGTAATTGAAGATAATGGAATAGGAATATCAGAAGAAGATTTACCTAAAATATTTAATAGGTTTTATAGGGCAGATGAATCTAGAACTAGAGAAACAGGAGGAACTGGTCTTGGACTATCTATAGCAAAGTGGATAGTTAAAAGTCATAAGGGTCAAATATCTGTTAAGAGTGCTTTAGATAAGGGCACTAAGATAATTATTAGTTTGCCTTTAAATAAAGATGAATAA